In Legionella cardiaca, a genomic segment contains:
- the secY gene encoding preprotein translocase subunit SecY, translating to MNNQRQTSGQSRGGLAELKSRLLFVIIGILVYRLGAHIPVPGLDPQKLANFFGEQQNTIFGLFNMFSGGALSRVTVFAIGIMPYISASIIIQLFSVVSPKLEQLKKEGESGRRKINQYTRYLTLLLAIFQSLGMARWLAGQQIAMHADIFFYFTAVVTLVTGTMFLMWLGEQITEKGVGNGISLIIFSGIVSSMPNAIASVFQQVKEGQMQALTLLLVAVIVVLVTGFVVFMERAQRRIRVNYAQRTHGRKVYAAQTSHLPLKINMSGVIPPIFASSIILLPATLAQFFAKGKGMDWLADIGMALSPGQPLYLIIYAVAILFFAFFYAALVFNPKDTADNLKKSGAYIPGIRPGEQTTRYIDSVMTRLTLVGAIYLVLVCLLPQILMYTWHVPFYFGGTSLLIIVVVIMDFVAQVQAHLMTQQYDSLMKKANFRGTKLPGLL from the coding sequence ATGAATAACCAGAGACAAACATCAGGCCAATCCCGCGGCGGGTTGGCAGAATTAAAATCAAGGTTGTTATTCGTTATCATAGGCATATTAGTCTATCGATTAGGTGCACATATCCCTGTGCCTGGCTTGGATCCTCAAAAATTAGCTAATTTTTTTGGTGAGCAGCAAAATACAATTTTTGGTTTGTTCAATATGTTTTCTGGGGGCGCTTTATCGCGTGTTACGGTATTTGCGATAGGAATTATGCCCTATATTTCTGCCTCTATTATTATACAGCTATTTTCGGTTGTATCGCCTAAACTGGAACAACTGAAAAAGGAAGGTGAGTCAGGACGCAGGAAAATTAATCAATATACTCGCTACCTGACATTGCTTTTAGCCATTTTCCAATCATTAGGAATGGCAAGATGGCTTGCTGGGCAGCAAATTGCAATGCATGCAGATATATTCTTTTATTTTACTGCTGTGGTTACTTTAGTAACGGGAACAATGTTTCTAATGTGGCTCGGTGAGCAAATAACAGAAAAAGGTGTTGGTAATGGGATCTCGCTGATTATATTCTCAGGAATTGTTTCCAGCATGCCTAATGCCATTGCTTCCGTCTTTCAACAAGTTAAAGAAGGACAGATGCAGGCATTAACCTTACTTTTAGTTGCAGTAATTGTTGTCTTAGTTACGGGCTTTGTCGTTTTTATGGAAAGAGCGCAACGTCGGATTAGAGTTAACTACGCTCAACGCACTCACGGTCGCAAAGTATATGCGGCTCAAACCAGTCATTTACCTTTAAAGATTAATATGTCTGGTGTGATACCCCCTATTTTTGCATCGAGTATTATTTTACTGCCAGCGACACTTGCCCAATTCTTTGCTAAAGGAAAAGGAATGGATTGGTTGGCTGATATTGGTATGGCTCTGTCTCCTGGTCAACCGCTTTATCTAATTATTTATGCTGTTGCTATCTTGTTTTTTGCATTCTTTTATGCGGCTTTAGTATTCAATCCAAAGGATACTGCTGACAATTTAAAGAAATCTGGAGCTTATATACCTGGTATTCGTCCTGGTGAACAAACGACTCGATATATTGACTCAGTAATGACACGTTTGACTCTAGTCGGTGCAATTTACTTAGTATTGGTTTGTTTATTGCCGCAGATTTTAATGTATACCTGGCACGTGCCTTTTTATTTTGGTGGAACTTCGCTGTTAATCATTGTTGTTGTGATTATGGATTTTGTAGCTCAAGTACAAGCTCATCTGATGACGCAGCAGTATGATTCTTTGATGAAAAAAGCCAATTTTAGAGGGACCAAATTGCCTGGTCTTTTATGA
- the rplO gene encoding 50S ribosomal protein L15 produces the protein MNLNTLSPDPGSRPGKKRLGRGIGSGLGKTSGKGHKGQKARAGGFHKINFEGGQMPIQRRLPKMGFKSRVARTIDQVTLDELASLNVESIDLEALKNAGLVGKSIREVKVILSGEVSAPLKLKGLRVTKGARAAIEQAGGSIEE, from the coding sequence ATGAATTTGAATACACTGTCTCCAGATCCCGGTTCAAGACCAGGCAAGAAACGTCTTGGGCGTGGAATTGGTTCTGGCCTAGGAAAAACCTCTGGAAAAGGCCATAAAGGACAAAAAGCTCGTGCTGGTGGGTTCCACAAGATTAACTTTGAAGGTGGACAAATGCCTATTCAGCGACGTCTTCCTAAAATGGGCTTCAAATCTCGTGTTGCACGTACAATTGATCAAGTGACTTTAGATGAGTTGGCTTCTTTAAATGTTGAGAGTATTGATCTCGAAGCGTTGAAGAATGCTGGTTTAGTCGGTAAATCAATTCGTGAAGTAAAGGTTATTCTTTCCGGGGAAGTAAGTGCTCCCTTGAAATTAAAGGGTCTGCGTGTTACTAAAGGTGCACGTGCAGCAATCGAACAAGCTGGCGGCAGTATTGAAGAGTGA
- the rpmD gene encoding 50S ribosomal protein L30: MSKKIKITLVKSVIGRKPKHIEVVKQLGLGKLNSSVIQQDNPSIRGLINVVNYLVQVEECA, from the coding sequence ATGAGCAAGAAAATCAAAATTACTTTGGTAAAAAGCGTTATCGGACGTAAACCAAAGCACATTGAAGTTGTAAAACAACTTGGTTTGGGCAAATTGAATAGCTCTGTAATTCAGCAAGACAATCCTTCTATCAGAGGATTGATTAATGTTGTGAATTATTTAGTACAAGTTGAGGAGTGTGCATAA
- the rpsE gene encoding 30S ribosomal protein S5: protein MAFDEIQKSDGYQEKLVSVTRTAKVVKGGRVFGFAVLVVVGDGKGKVGFGRGKAREVPIAIQKAMDQARKNMTYIPLAGKTIHHEITWNYGASKVFMKPASEGTGIIAGGAMRAVLEVLGVQNILAKSIGSTNPSNIVRATINALTNIGTPDYVAAKRGKTVAEVMAE from the coding sequence ATGGCATTTGATGAAATTCAAAAAAGTGACGGATACCAAGAAAAATTAGTATCTGTAACACGTACAGCCAAAGTAGTAAAAGGTGGGCGTGTGTTTGGCTTTGCCGTGTTGGTAGTAGTTGGCGATGGTAAAGGAAAAGTTGGATTCGGTCGTGGTAAGGCGAGAGAAGTTCCTATTGCAATTCAAAAAGCAATGGATCAAGCAAGAAAGAATATGACCTATATTCCATTGGCTGGCAAAACAATTCATCATGAAATTACTTGGAACTATGGTGCTTCTAAAGTATTTATGAAACCAGCGAGTGAAGGTACAGGTATTATTGCTGGTGGCGCAATGCGAGCTGTACTTGAAGTTTTGGGTGTACAAAATATTTTGGCAAAAAGTATTGGTTCAACCAATCCTAGCAACATTGTGCGAGCTACAATTAATGCGCTTACTAATATCGGTACACCCGACTATGTGGCTGCTAAGCGTGGCAAAACAGTTGCAGAAGTTATGGCGGAATAA
- the rplR gene encoding 50S ribosomal protein L18, which translates to MKNKEKARTRRGLKAKAIHRRNPEKARLVVYRSSTHIYAQIVVRGENGDVVSVSSSTVDKELKSKLSGTKVERAFEVGKLLGQRAKDKKIESVSFDRAGYKYHGRVKALADGAREAGLIF; encoded by the coding sequence ATGAAGAATAAAGAGAAAGCCCGCACAAGACGCGGTTTAAAGGCGAAAGCCATTCATCGCCGTAATCCGGAAAAAGCAAGACTTGTTGTGTACAGAAGCAGTACTCACATTTATGCCCAAATCGTTGTCCGCGGCGAAAACGGAGATGTGGTGAGCGTATCTTCATCTACTGTGGATAAGGAGCTTAAATCTAAGCTTTCCGGAACCAAAGTAGAAAGAGCCTTTGAGGTTGGTAAATTGTTAGGCCAGCGAGCGAAGGATAAGAAAATTGAGAGCGTTTCTTTTGATCGTGCTGGTTATAAATACCACGGTAGAGTTAAAGCTTTAGCCGACGGCGCTCGAGAAGCTGGTTTGATTTTTTAA
- the rplF gene encoding 50S ribosomal protein L6 has translation MSRVAKAPIHLPANVELAIGKDTLTVKGPKGSLVQHYNKLVSVTKSEDNNSKILFKPASNDPNAWAHAGTVRALVNNMVKGVTTGFDLTLELVGVGYRAQASNKAVTLSLGFSHPVEYSLPQGVTVETPNNTTIIIRGIDKQLLGQVASEIRGFRPPEPYKGKGVRYAGEIIIRKEAKKK, from the coding sequence ATGTCTAGAGTAGCAAAAGCCCCGATTCATCTGCCTGCAAATGTTGAGCTCGCTATAGGAAAGGATACTTTAACAGTAAAGGGACCTAAAGGTTCTTTAGTTCAACATTATAATAAGCTGGTTAGCGTCACTAAGTCCGAAGATAACAACAGCAAGATACTTTTTAAGCCTGCCTCTAACGATCCCAACGCATGGGCTCATGCAGGAACAGTGCGTGCTTTAGTTAATAATATGGTTAAAGGTGTTACCACTGGTTTTGATTTAACATTAGAATTAGTTGGCGTTGGATATCGTGCGCAAGCAAGCAACAAAGCAGTAACTTTATCGTTAGGATTTTCACATCCTGTTGAATATAGTTTGCCTCAAGGTGTTACAGTTGAAACACCAAACAACACAACGATTATTATTCGCGGTATAGATAAGCAATTGTTAGGACAAGTTGCCTCTGAAATTCGTGGATTTAGGCCACCTGAGCCTTACAAAGGTAAGGGCGTTAGATATGCAGGCGAAATTATTATTCGTAAAGAAGCCAAGAAGAAATAA